The following proteins are encoded in a genomic region of Amphiura filiformis chromosome 18, Afil_fr2py, whole genome shotgun sequence:
- the LOC140139061 gene encoding uncharacterized protein — translation MADALENHEGTVSIGGRAVYPIFASLMIYGLAGSEQELINNLHQTSQRYGMEISAEKSKLMTNNTSGISEAVEISEQRLATVTSFKYLGAMISDEGSKAEVLSRIAQTIGAMAKLKPLWNDKNISLGSNIKLMRTLAIFIFLYACESWTLTADLERRVQALHGVEVFT, via the coding sequence ATGGCTGATGCGCTTGAGAATCATGAGGGAACGGTCAGCATTGGAGGCAGAGCAGTATATCCAATCTTCGCTTCGCTGATGATATACGGCTTAGCTGGCAGTGAGCAAGAACTGATTAATAATCTCCATCAAACCTCACAGAGGTATGGAATGGAAATAAGCGCAGAAAAGTCTAAGCTGATGACCAACAATACATCAGGAATCAGTGAAGCAGTGGAAATAAGTGAGCAAAGGTTAGCCACAGTAACCAGCTTCAAATATCTTGGTGCAATGATATCAGATGAGGGGTCAAAAGCTGAAGTGCTCTCCAGGATCGCACAAACAATCGGTGCCATGGCAAAATTAAAGCCATTATGGAATGACAAGAACATCTCTCTGGGATCAAATATCAAACTAATGCGCACCCTCGCCATATTCATCTTCCTGTATGCTTGCGAATCGTGGACACTGACAGCAGACCTAGAAAGAAGAGTACAAGCACTGCATGGAGTTGAGGTGTTTACGTAA